A genomic segment from Bradyrhizobium sp. ISRA430 encodes:
- a CDS encoding mandelate racemase/muconate lactonizing enzyme family protein, whose protein sequence is MKITDVRAHHIRIPYDAGVASFRQGASAITALDMVIVEVTTDAGLTGWGDAFAYVCPRTTCSAVEEMIAPQARGLEAPDAAGIPAVMEQIQRNLHLFGRYGITMFAISGLDIALWDLAAKIKGVPVHRLLGEIKRTAIPAYASLLRIGKPESIAAECRKALALGYGAIKLHETTTPAVLAAREAIGPGIPLMVDMNCPLTGEQAIAFAKTCRDAQPMFLEEPVWPPEDFATLAEVRSKSGLAIAAGENACTEYQFRQMMTAGAVSHAQPSVIKVGGITEFLKVVSLADELGVSIVPHSPYFGPGLLATLHLLALRDDGLVEMFYLKREACLWSGRADVDATGHVAVPAGPGLGYEPDLGVMERYRVA, encoded by the coding sequence ATGAAAATCACCGATGTGCGGGCACACCATATCCGCATCCCCTATGACGCCGGCGTTGCGAGCTTTCGCCAAGGCGCCTCCGCGATCACCGCCCTCGACATGGTGATCGTCGAGGTTACGACTGACGCTGGGCTGACCGGCTGGGGCGATGCCTTCGCCTATGTCTGCCCGCGCACCACGTGCAGCGCCGTCGAGGAGATGATCGCGCCGCAGGCCCGCGGGCTCGAGGCTCCTGACGCGGCCGGCATTCCGGCAGTGATGGAACAGATCCAGCGCAACCTGCATCTGTTCGGCCGCTATGGCATCACCATGTTCGCGATCTCCGGACTCGACATCGCATTGTGGGACCTTGCCGCGAAGATCAAGGGAGTTCCGGTGCATCGCCTGCTCGGGGAAATCAAGCGCACGGCCATTCCAGCCTATGCGAGCCTGTTGCGGATCGGTAAACCCGAGAGCATCGCCGCCGAATGCAGGAAGGCCCTCGCGCTCGGCTACGGCGCCATCAAGCTGCACGAGACCACGACGCCTGCGGTACTTGCCGCGCGCGAGGCGATCGGCCCCGGCATTCCGCTGATGGTCGACATGAACTGCCCGCTCACCGGCGAGCAGGCGATCGCGTTCGCGAAGACATGCCGGGATGCGCAACCGATGTTCTTGGAGGAGCCGGTCTGGCCGCCGGAGGATTTTGCCACGCTCGCCGAGGTGCGCAGCAAGAGCGGGCTCGCGATCGCCGCCGGCGAGAATGCCTGCACGGAATATCAATTCCGCCAGATGATGACGGCGGGCGCGGTGAGCCACGCCCAGCCATCGGTCATCAAGGTCGGCGGCATCACAGAATTCCTAAAGGTCGTAAGCCTGGCCGATGAGCTCGGCGTCAGTATCGTCCCGCATTCACCGTATTTCGGCCCGGGCCTTCTGGCGACACTGCATCTGTTGGCGTTGCGCGACGACGGGCTCGTCGAGATGTTCTACTTGAAGCGCGAGGCATGCCTCTGGAGTGGTCGCGCCGATGTCGATGCCACCGGTCATGTCGCGGTTCCGGCCGGCCCGGGGCTTGGCTACGAGCCCGATCTTGGCGTGATGGAGCGATATCGCGTCGCGTGA
- a CDS encoding glutathione S-transferase family protein — MAKATLTISSKNYSSWSLRGWLLAKFSGLDFEEIVTAPDDPSARAEILLLSSSILVPCLRHEDATIWDTLAIAEYLNEVRPDAGLLPADRIERAHCRSICGEIHSGFTTLRASLPVNLKGHFPGFKIWSRAQADIDRVWFIWRDCLEKSGGPFLFGATRTMADAMYAPVVTRFVTYDVKLEPRLKAYADTIMGMVEMQEWIAAAREEPAEIEELEVEY, encoded by the coding sequence ATGGCGAAGGCGACACTGACGATCAGCAGCAAGAACTATTCGTCCTGGTCACTGCGCGGCTGGCTGCTGGCGAAGTTTTCCGGGCTCGATTTCGAGGAGATCGTGACCGCGCCCGACGATCCTTCCGCGCGCGCCGAAATTCTCCTGCTGTCGTCGTCGATCCTGGTGCCGTGCCTGCGACACGAGGACGCCACGATCTGGGATACGCTGGCAATCGCCGAATATCTCAACGAGGTCAGGCCGGACGCCGGCCTGTTGCCGGCCGACCGCATCGAGCGCGCCCATTGCCGTTCGATCTGCGGCGAAATCCATTCCGGTTTCACCACGCTGCGCGCGTCGCTGCCGGTCAATCTGAAGGGGCATTTCCCAGGCTTCAAGATCTGGTCGCGGGCGCAGGCCGATATCGACAGGGTCTGGTTCATCTGGCGCGACTGCCTGGAGAAATCCGGCGGGCCCTTCCTGTTCGGCGCGACGCGCACCATGGCGGATGCGATGTACGCGCCCGTCGTGACGCGCTTTGTGACCTATGACGTCAAGCTCGAGCCGCGGCTAAAGGCCTATGCCGACACCATCATGGGGATGGTCGAGATGCAGGAATGGATTGCGGCGGCCCGGGAGGAACCTGCCGAGATCGAGGAGCTCGAGGTCGAATATTAG